In a single window of the Platichthys flesus chromosome 5, fPlaFle2.1, whole genome shotgun sequence genome:
- the znf330 gene encoding zinc finger protein 330: MPKKKTGARKKAESRKEREKQSRANRDHVDVAKHPCNFNMDCDKCQRKQKNRAFCYFCNWVQKLPICAQCGKTKCMKSSDCVIKHPGIHTTGMAMVGAVCDFCEAWVCHGRKCLSTHACACPLTDADCIECERSVWDHGGRIFRCSFCDNFLCEDDQFEHQASCQVLQAETYKCISCNRLGQHSCLRCKSCYCDDHAKSKVFKQEKGKNLPCPKCGHETQETKDLSMSTRTLKFGRQAGNDDEDDDDGASGYDSYWKNLASGGEAQQNYTDDEDDEEDDDDDEEEDEEDDDEEEEEEEEKEKEGEEKAAADSLAALKLEGTAT; the protein is encoded by the exons ATGCCCAAGAAGAAAACCGGTGCTCGGAAGAAGGCGGAGAGCCGCAAAGAGCGAGAGAAGCAGAGCCGAGCCAACCGAGATCATGTGGATGTGGCCAAACACCCCTGTAACTTCAACATG GATTGTGACAAATGTCAGAG GAAACAGAAGAACAGAGCGTTCTGCTACTTCTGCAACTGGGTGCAGAAGCTGCCCATCTGTGCACAGTGTG GCAAAACCAAATGCATGAAGTCCTCAGACTGTGTCATCAAACATCCTGGAATCCACACCACTGGAATGGCCATGGTG GGGGCAGTATGTGACTTCTGTGAAGCTTGGGTGTGCCACGGTAGGAAATGTCTGAGCACTCACGCCTGTGCGTGTCCCCTGACTGATGCAGACTGCATAGAGTGTGAGCGCAGTGTCTGGGATCATG GAGGCAGAATTTTCCGCTGTTCTTTCTGTGACAACTTCCTGTGTGAGGACGACCAGTTTGAGCACCAGGCGAGCTGCCAAGTCCTCCAGGCAGAAACATACAAAT GTATTTCCTGTAACCGACTTGGACAGCACTCCTGTCTGCGCTGTAAG tccTGCTACTGCGACGACCACGCCAAGAGTAAGGTCTTCAAACAGGAGAAGGGAAAGAATCTGCCATGTCCAAAGTGTGGCCACGAGACTCAGGAGACCAAAGACCTCAGCATGTCCA ctcgcACCCTGAAGTTCGGCCGCCAGGCGGGCAACGATGATGAAGACGACGACGATGGAGCGTCGGGTTACGACAGCTACTGGAAGAACCTGGCCTCTGGAGGCGAAGCCCAACAGAACTACACCGACgacgaggatgatgaggaggatgatgatgatgatgaggaggaggatgaagaagatgatgatgaggaggaggaagaggaggaggagaaagagaaagagggtgaAGAGAAGGCAGCCGCCGATTCCCTGGCTGCTCTTAAGCTGGAGGGAACTGCTACCTGA
- the rnf150a gene encoding RING finger protein 150a, with the protein MAPSLIRACRSLALSTWLLSFCFVHLLCLDFTVAEKEEWYTAFVNITYLDPVTAEVRTEKTECGRYGEHSPKKEARGLVLLPSPLQDRQACDPHVRFPPVAHNTAWVALVAAGNCTYRDKIRNVANLNASAVVIYNVGSSNPNETITMPHPGTGDVVAIMIPEPKGRELIHLLDRGTKVRLQISIGTRNLQKYVSRTSVVFVSISFIVLMIISLAWLVFYYIQRFRYANARDRNQRRLGDAAKKAISKLQVRTIRKGDEETESDFDNCAVCIEGYKPNDVVRVLPCRHVFHKHCVDPWLLDHRTCPMCKMNILKALGVTLNADCLDEIPADYEMSVGGPSNNPISGASEITVNESSVVLDPGDRGMGLQHLQHDAETALQAGESHLMASSEHQPPLSCDSDTSVIMGLEVGLSEIELSAEQECDEGKS; encoded by the exons ATGGCCCCGTCTCTGATCCGCGCCTGCCGCAGTCTGGCTCTCTCGACGTGGCTGCTCTCCTTCTGCTTCGTCCACCTGCTGTGTCTGGACTTCACGGTGGCGGAGAAGGAGGAGTGGTACACGGCCTTCGTCAACATCACCTACCTGGACCCCGTCACCGCGGAGGTGAGGACGGAGAAGACCGAGTGCGGTCGCTACGGCGAGCACTCGCCCAAGAAGGAAGCCCGGGGTCTGGTGCTGCTGCCGAGCCCCCTGCAGGACAGACAGGCGTGCGACCCCCACGTCAGGTTCCCCCCCGTGGCTCACAACACCGCATGGGTGGCGCTGGTGGCTGCGGGGAACTGTACCTACAGGGACAAGATCCGGAACGTCGCCAACCTCAACGCCTCTGCAGTTGTCATATACAACGTGGGCTCCAGCAACCCCAACGAAACCATAACAATGCCCCATCCAG GTACAGGTGATGTTGTCGCCATCATGATCCCAGAGCCTAAAGGTCGTGAGTTGATTCACTTGCTGGATCGGGGCACCAAGGTCAGGCTGCAAATCAGCATTGGAACCCGCAACCTGCAGAAGTACGTGAGCAGAACGTCGGTGGTGTTCGTCTCCATCTCCTTCATCGTGCTCATGATCATCTCCCTCGCGTGGCTCGTCTTCTACTACATCCAGAGGTTCCGCTACGCCAACGCACGGGACCGCAACCAG AGACGACTTGGAGATGCTGCCAAAAAAGCCATCAGCAAGCTTCAAGTGCGCACCATTAGGAAAGGAGACGAG GAGACTGAGTCAGACTTTGACAACTGTGCAGTTTGCATTGAAGGTTATAAACCTAACGATGTTGTGAGGGTATTACCGTGCAG GCATGTTTTCCATAAACACTGTGTGGATCCGTGGCTGCTGGACCACCGGACATGTCCCATGTGTAAAATGAACATCCTCAAAGCCTTAGGAGTTACC CTCAACGCAGACTGCTTAGATGAGATTCCTGCAGACTACGAGATGTCTGTCGGAGGTCCATCCAACAACCCCATCAGCGGGGCGAGTGAGATCACAGTGAACGAGAGCTCGGTGGTGCTGGACCCCGGCGACAGAGGGATGGGTCTCCAGCACCTCCAACATGACGCAGAGACGGCGCTTCAGGCGGGAGAGAGCCACCTCATGGCCAGCA